Proteins found in one Deltaproteobacteria bacterium genomic segment:
- a CDS encoding ATP-binding protein translates to MKRLIEKKLTNWRLVKPRKPLILRGARQVGKTFTLKEFGKREFRNCHYLNFEENTRLANIFAVDLNPKRILNELRFLLNRDIDVRSDLLIFDEIQQCGCALTSLKYFCEELPELAICAAGSLLGVILSNESFPVGKVTFYDLYPMNYHEFLLGIGERELANLLATHNISSPFPIAAHERFWDLWKHYLVVGGLPAVVMAYAKHHANLFQAIVSVRKLQSDLINAYSADIAKHSGKTNALHVDRVWRNVPQQLARTIDDSAPKYRFKDVLPGIRGYERLSGPINWLIGARLIIKTAIVETASLPLSAYASENNFKLYFFDVAMLSAISNLPAQAIFDYNFGSYKGYIAENFIAQEMLVNECLELYCWKGRTSEIEFLYSNENELIPIEVKSGKVTNSKSLKVFIEKYHAKSAYVFSGRNSEKQNDRINIPLYAAGEFFRRLGE, encoded by the coding sequence GTGAAACGCCTCATTGAAAAAAAATTAACTAATTGGAGATTAGTAAAACCGCGTAAGCCATTGATTTTACGTGGTGCGCGACAGGTCGGCAAAACCTTTACGCTTAAAGAGTTTGGTAAAAGAGAATTTCGCAATTGCCACTATCTCAATTTCGAAGAAAATACGCGACTGGCTAATATATTTGCAGTTGATTTAAATCCAAAACGTATACTCAATGAGCTGCGTTTTTTGCTTAATCGCGACATTGATGTTCGAAGTGACCTGCTTATATTTGATGAGATTCAACAATGCGGGTGTGCTCTAACTAGTTTAAAGTATTTTTGTGAAGAACTACCTGAGTTAGCCATTTGTGCAGCGGGTTCACTTTTAGGGGTGATCCTTAGCAATGAATCATTTCCTGTCGGTAAAGTTACGTTTTATGATTTATACCCAATGAATTATCATGAATTTCTTTTGGGTATCGGTGAAAGAGAACTTGCAAATTTACTTGCAACTCACAATATTTCAAGTCCATTTCCAATAGCAGCGCATGAACGATTTTGGGATTTATGGAAACATTATCTTGTTGTTGGTGGGTTGCCGGCTGTGGTTATGGCATATGCCAAACATCATGCTAATTTGTTTCAAGCAATTGTTAGCGTTCGCAAACTGCAAAGCGACTTAATAAATGCTTATAGTGCTGATATTGCAAAACATAGCGGCAAAACCAACGCCTTGCATGTTGATAGGGTTTGGCGAAATGTGCCGCAACAATTAGCTCGCACTATTGATGACTCTGCACCTAAATATCGTTTTAAAGATGTCTTGCCCGGCATACGTGGATATGAACGTTTAAGCGGGCCTATTAATTGGCTTATCGGCGCTCGCTTAATAATTAAAACAGCAATTGTTGAAACAGCATCACTGCCGCTTTCGGCATATGCATCAGAGAACAATTTTAAATTATATTTTTTTGATGTCGCAATGTTAAGCGCTATTAGCAATTTACCAGCGCAAGCAATATTTGATTACAATTTTGGTAGTTATAAAGGATATATAGCTGAAAATTTTATTGCCCAAGAAATGCTAGTTAATGAATGCTTAGAACTTTATTGTTGGAAGGGGCGAACTTCAGAAATTGAATTTTTATACTCAAATGAAAATGAATTAATACCTATTGAAGTTAAATCAGGCAAAGTCACCAATTCAAAAAGTCTTAAAGTGTTTATTGAGAAATATCACGCAAAATCAGCTTATGTGTTTTCGGGGCGTAATAGCGAAAAACAAAACGACCGTATAAATATTCCATTATATGCTGCTGGTGAATTTTTTAGGCGTTTGGGCGAATAA